From Pseudomonas sp. stari2, a single genomic window includes:
- the metR gene encoding transcriptional regulator MetR: protein MLEIRHLKTLHALREADSLVDAADRLHLTQSALSHQFKELEERMGMPLFVRKTKPVRFTSAGLRLLQLADATLPLLRAAERDIGRLAGGTAGRLHMAIECHSCFQWLMPTIDQFRDAWPEVELDLASGFSFAPLPALARGDLDLVVTSDPLEIAGITYVPLFTYEAMLAVANQHALASKPYIVPEDLLTETLITYPVERDRLDIFTRFLEPADIEPAQVRTSELTVMMMQLVASGRGVCGMPHWALHEYSSRGYVKAKRLGEKGLFATLYAAIRADMLDAPYMRDFLLTAKDTSFSTLDGVSAVR from the coding sequence GTGCTTGAGATCCGTCACCTGAAAACCCTGCACGCCCTGCGCGAAGCCGACAGCCTGGTCGATGCGGCCGACCGCCTGCACCTGACCCAGTCGGCGCTGTCCCATCAGTTCAAGGAACTGGAAGAGCGCATGGGCATGCCGTTGTTTGTGCGCAAGACCAAACCGGTGCGGTTCACCAGCGCCGGTCTGCGCCTGCTGCAACTGGCCGACGCGACCCTGCCGCTGCTGCGCGCTGCCGAGCGGGATATCGGGCGCCTGGCCGGGGGCACCGCCGGGCGTCTGCACATGGCCATCGAATGCCACAGTTGCTTTCAGTGGCTGATGCCGACCATCGACCAGTTCCGCGATGCCTGGCCGGAAGTCGAACTCGACCTCGCTTCGGGCTTCTCCTTTGCCCCGCTGCCGGCACTGGCTCGTGGCGATCTGGATCTGGTGGTAACGTCCGACCCGCTGGAAATCGCCGGCATCACCTACGTGCCGCTGTTCACCTACGAAGCCATGCTTGCGGTCGCCAATCAGCACGCATTGGCGAGCAAACCGTACATCGTTCCCGAAGACCTGCTGACGGAAACCCTGATCACTTATCCGGTTGAGCGCGATCGCCTCGACATCTTCACTCGTTTCCTCGAACCGGCGGACATCGAACCGGCGCAAGTGCGCACGTCAGAACTGACGGTGATGATGATGCAACTGGTGGCCAGCGGTCGTGGCGTGTGCGGCATGCCGCACTGGGCGCTGCATGAATACAGCTCACGGGGTTACGTGAAGGCGAAGCGGCTGGGTGAGAAAGGTCTGTTTGCGACGCTGTACGCGGCGATCCGCGCCGACATGCTGGATGCGCCGTACATGCGCGATTTCCTGCTGACGGCCAAGGACACGTCGTTCTCGACCCTTGATGGGGTCAGCGCGGTTCGTTGA
- a CDS encoding NUDIX domain-containing protein encodes MTSVSAVSPRIIRIAAALLLNPDGQTLLVRKRNTAAFMQPGGKIEAHELPVHALARELEEELGLVIDPAQASFLGQFSAPAANEPGFVVQAEIFQLTIDADVSPAAEIEEVIWIDPATDGDVVLAPLTRDLILPFYRASLTAIA; translated from the coding sequence ATGACCTCTGTATCCGCTGTTTCCCCCCGCATCATTCGTATTGCCGCCGCGCTGCTGCTCAACCCCGACGGCCAGACCCTGCTGGTGCGCAAGCGCAACACTGCGGCGTTCATGCAACCGGGCGGCAAGATCGAAGCCCATGAACTGCCGGTGCATGCGCTAGCCCGTGAGCTGGAGGAAGAACTGGGGCTGGTGATCGATCCGGCGCAGGCGAGTTTTCTCGGCCAGTTCTCGGCACCTGCCGCCAACGAGCCAGGGTTTGTCGTGCAGGCCGAGATCTTTCAACTGACCATCGACGCCGACGTCTCCCCGGCCGCCGAGATCGAAGAGGTGATCTGGATCGACCCGGCCACCGACGGCGATGTGGTTCTCGCCCCATTGACACGTGACCTGATCCTGCCGTTTTATCGAGCCTCGCTGACCGCGATCGCCTGA
- the metE gene encoding 5-methyltetrahydropteroyltriglutamate--homocysteine S-methyltransferase: protein MAVAHTLGFPRIGADRELKKALEAYWKGDLDQASLNQVGRELRARHWQLQKDAGIDLLPVGDFAWYDQVLTHSLTFGVIPERFDAVRDERGLPTLDTLFAMARGATASCCGGEHGKTQYAQELTKWFDTNYHYLVPEFTADQQFKLSWEQLFDEVEEARALGHNVKPVIIGPLTYLWLGKAKGNDFDKLDLLERLLPVYNEILGRLAAQGVEWVQIDEPILTLDLPQAWKNAFERAYHILQYSPLKKLVATYFSGLQDNLGLAVGLPVQGLHIDAVRAPDQLGQVLDRLPTYKILSVGLVNGRNVWRCELEQALAQLQPAQERFGDNLWVSSSCSLLHSPVDVEREDKLDPELKSWLAFAVQKCAEISVLRDALNDPQAPKVQNALAESRAIQESRARSPRIHKAAVQARIDAINASDSQRHSPFAKRIAAQQARLKLPAFPTTTIGSFPQTGSIRLARQAFKQGKLSANDYHDAMRSEIRHAVQVQERLGLDVLVHGEAERNDMVEYFAEQLDGYLFTRFGWVQSYGSRCVKPAVIFGDLSRPNAMTVDWITYAQGLTDKVMKGMLTGPVTMLMWSFPREDVSRKVQAQQLALALRDEVVDLENAGIKIVQIDEAAFREGLPLRRAQWQEYLDWAVEAFRLTASGVKDETQIHTHMCYSEFNDVIKAIADMDADVITIETSRSDMELLEAFEAFDYPNDIGPGVYDIHSPRVPDTAEMVKLMSKAVKRIPAQRLWVNPDCGLKTRAWPETEAALVNMVAAARQLRSQLA, encoded by the coding sequence ATGGCCGTGGCTCACACCCTGGGTTTCCCGCGCATTGGCGCCGACCGCGAACTGAAAAAAGCCCTCGAAGCGTACTGGAAAGGCGATCTCGATCAGGCGTCCCTGAATCAGGTCGGCCGTGAGCTGCGCGCCAGACACTGGCAATTGCAGAAGGACGCCGGCATCGACCTGCTGCCGGTCGGCGACTTTGCCTGGTACGACCAGGTGCTGACCCACTCGCTGACCTTCGGTGTGATCCCCGAGCGTTTCGACGCTGTGCGTGACGAGCGCGGCCTGCCGACCCTCGACACCCTGTTCGCGATGGCCCGTGGCGCCACGGCGTCCTGCTGCGGCGGTGAGCACGGCAAGACCCAATATGCACAAGAGCTGACCAAGTGGTTCGACACCAACTACCACTACCTGGTCCCGGAGTTCACCGCCGATCAACAGTTCAAGCTGAGCTGGGAACAGCTGTTCGATGAAGTCGAAGAAGCCAGGGCCCTTGGTCACAACGTCAAACCGGTGATCATCGGCCCGCTGACTTACCTGTGGCTGGGTAAAGCGAAAGGCAATGATTTCGACAAGCTCGACCTGCTCGAGCGTTTGCTGCCGGTGTACAACGAAATCCTCGGGCGTCTTGCCGCACAGGGTGTGGAGTGGGTGCAGATCGACGAACCGATCCTCACTCTCGACCTGCCGCAGGCCTGGAAAAACGCCTTCGAACGCGCCTATCACATCCTTCAGTACTCGCCGTTGAAGAAACTGGTGGCGACCTATTTCAGCGGCTTGCAAGACAACCTCGGCCTCGCCGTCGGCCTGCCGGTGCAAGGTCTGCACATCGACGCAGTACGTGCGCCGGATCAACTGGGTCAGGTGCTTGATCGCCTGCCGACCTACAAGATTCTTTCGGTGGGACTGGTCAACGGTCGCAACGTCTGGCGCTGCGAACTGGAGCAGGCGCTGGCACAACTGCAACCGGCCCAAGAGCGTTTTGGCGATAACCTGTGGGTCAGCAGTTCTTGCTCGCTGCTGCACAGCCCGGTGGATGTCGAGCGCGAAGACAAGCTCGACCCGGAACTGAAAAGCTGGCTGGCATTCGCCGTGCAGAAGTGCGCCGAAATCTCCGTGCTGCGTGATGCGCTGAACGATCCGCAAGCACCGAAAGTACAAAACGCACTGGCCGAAAGCCGCGCGATTCAAGAAAGTCGCGCCCGTTCGCCGCGTATTCACAAGGCCGCCGTGCAGGCGCGGATCGATGCGATCAATGCCAGCGACAGCCAGCGTCACTCGCCGTTCGCCAAGCGCATCGCCGCGCAACAGGCGCGTTTGAAATTGCCGGCGTTTCCGACCACCACCATCGGTTCGTTCCCGCAGACCGGTTCGATCCGCCTGGCCCGTCAGGCCTTCAAGCAGGGCAAGCTGTCCGCCAACGATTACCACGACGCCATGCGCAGCGAAATCCGCCATGCAGTGCAAGTCCAGGAACGTCTGGGGCTGGATGTGCTGGTGCACGGTGAAGCCGAGCGCAACGACATGGTCGAGTACTTCGCCGAGCAGCTTGACGGTTACCTGTTCACCCGTTTCGGCTGGGTCCAGAGCTACGGTTCCCGTTGCGTCAAACCGGCGGTGATTTTTGGTGATCTGTCCCGTCCGAACGCCATGACCGTGGACTGGATCACCTACGCCCAGGGCCTGACCGACAAGGTCATGAAAGGCATGCTGACTGGCCCTGTGACCATGCTGATGTGGTCGTTCCCCCGCGAAGACGTGTCGCGCAAAGTCCAGGCACAACAACTGGCACTGGCCCTGCGTGACGAAGTGGTGGATCTGGAAAACGCCGGGATCAAAATCGTGCAGATCGACGAAGCCGCGTTCCGCGAAGGGCTGCCGCTGCGCCGTGCACAGTGGCAGGAGTATCTGGACTGGGCGGTGGAAGCGTTCCGCCTGACCGCGTCGGGCGTCAAGGACGAAACCCAGATTCATACCCACATGTGCTACAGCGAATTCAACGATGTGATCAAGGCCATCGCCGACATGGACGCCGATGTCATCACCATCGAAACATCGCGCTCGGACATGGAGTTGCTCGAAGCCTTCGAAGCGTTCGATTACCCGAACGACATCGGCCCGGGCGTCTATGACATCCACTCCCCGCGAGTGCCGGACACCGCCGAGATGGTCAAGTTGATGAGCAAAGCCGTGAAGCGCATTCCGGCGCAGCGCCTGTGGGTCAACCCCGATTGCGGCCTGAAGACCCGCGCCTGGCCTGAGACCGAAGCGGCGCTGGTCAACATGGTGGCGGCGGCGCGACAGTTGCGCAGTCAGTTGGCATAG
- a CDS encoding LysE family translocator, with protein MIPLPDLLIFAAAALLMVLTPGPNMIYLISRSICQGRKAGVTSLLGVVAGFFVHMFAAAAGLTAVFLAVPMAYEVLKWAGALYLLWLAWQAVKPGARSPFEVQALPADSSRRLITMGFLTSALNPKIAVFYLSVFPQFITPDHGSVFSQSIILGLTQISVSFSVNLLIALSAAGIASWFASNPTWLAAQRYFMGFVLGGLAVRLMLEQRRSA; from the coding sequence ATGATCCCGCTTCCAGACCTGCTGATTTTTGCTGCTGCCGCATTGTTGATGGTACTGACGCCGGGGCCGAACATGATTTACCTGATCTCCCGTTCGATCTGTCAGGGGCGCAAGGCCGGGGTCACGTCGCTGCTCGGCGTGGTGGCCGGGTTCTTCGTGCATATGTTCGCGGCGGCGGCCGGTCTGACGGCGGTGTTTCTTGCGGTGCCGATGGCCTATGAAGTGTTGAAGTGGGCCGGCGCGCTGTACCTGCTGTGGCTGGCCTGGCAAGCGGTGAAACCCGGCGCGCGTTCGCCGTTCGAAGTGCAGGCATTGCCGGCGGACTCGTCGCGCAGGCTCATCACCATGGGCTTTCTCACCAGCGCCCTGAACCCGAAGATCGCGGTGTTCTACCTCTCGGTGTTTCCGCAGTTCATCACGCCGGATCACGGCTCGGTATTCAGCCAGAGCATCATCCTCGGCCTGACCCAGATCAGCGTCAGTTTCAGCGTCAACCTGTTGATTGCCCTGTCGGCAGCGGGAATCGCTTCGTGGTTTGCCAGTAACCCGACGTGGCTGGCGGCGCAGCGTTATTTCATGGGGTTTGTGCTCGGTGGTCTGGCGGTGCGGCTGATGCTTGAACAACGCCGGTCGGCTTGA
- a CDS encoding N-acetyltransferase family protein, with amino-acid sequence MWIERLDASHALAYRELMLEAYDRHPQAFTSSVRERAAMPLSWWESRLTSKLDAVFGAFEEGRLAGIVGLAFEPREKARHKATVFGMYVSAEFRQRGLGLKLMEAVLGEAQQHPALKVIQLTVTAGNDAAFKLYQRCGFIQFGLEPMAVRVGEDYFDKIHMWCAPFVPNASLNEPR; translated from the coding sequence ATGTGGATCGAACGACTGGACGCCAGTCATGCGCTGGCCTATCGCGAATTGATGCTGGAAGCGTATGACCGGCATCCGCAGGCGTTCACCTCCAGCGTGCGCGAGCGCGCGGCGATGCCCTTGAGTTGGTGGGAATCGCGCCTGACCAGCAAGCTGGATGCGGTGTTCGGCGCGTTCGAAGAAGGCCGGCTGGCGGGTATCGTCGGCCTGGCGTTCGAGCCTCGGGAAAAGGCCCGGCACAAGGCAACGGTATTCGGCATGTATGTGTCGGCTGAGTTTCGTCAGCGCGGGCTGGGCCTGAAGTTGATGGAGGCGGTGCTGGGGGAAGCGCAGCAGCATCCGGCGTTGAAAGTCATTCAACTGACCGTCACCGCCGGCAATGACGCGGCGTTCAAGCTGTACCAGCGCTGCGGCTTCATCCAGTTCGGCCTGGAGCCGATGGCGGTACGGGTCGGCGAGGACTACTTCGACAAGATCCATATGTGGTGCGCGCCTTTCGTGCCTAACGCCAGCCTCAACGAACCGCGCTGA